AATGTAAGACAAAGCTCAATGTATGACAGTGCTCAATGTAAGATAAAGCTCAAATGTATGACAAAGCTGAAATGTATGACAGTGCTCGACCCATATGCCAGAACTCCAACGTATACCCCAACAAAAACAGCCCGGCTTGATTGCTCAAGTCGGGCGTGTAATCAATAGGTTAGTTTTTTGGTGGCAGATGCTTACCATGTTTATGCCGTTTGTTTTTTGAAAGGTGTGTGCGTGGTGCCATCGCCTTTAGTTGTTCTGTGCGTCATTTTGTTCCACAGGCCGCGGAGGTAAGGGAGAACCCAATAATCGAGGCCGATTTTACCGGCGTTGGCAGCAGCGACGATGATCAGCACTTCAAGCAGTAACATCTGGGCGTTGGTGCTCACCGTACCCGAGAAGAGGAATGCGGCGTTCATCACAAGTCCCATCAGAGCGGCGAAGGTAGTGAAGGTACCGAGGATCAGCCCGACCCCTACGAGGAACTCACCGAGCGGGATGATAAAGTTGAAGAGCTTCACTCCCGGCAGTGCCGCATGCTCCAGAAACGCCGCCCACCAGCCTTGGACTGCGGGGTGATCGCCGGCTGCTTTGGCGATCGCGCCTTGCAGGAAGCCGCCTGCTTCAAATCGGCCCGTCAATTTACCCCAACCTGCTGTCATCCACTCATAACCGATGTAGACCCGGATGAAGGTCAGCAGCCACATTGCCAATTTGTTTGTTCTCAGCCAGTTGTTAAACATATAAACCACTCCTTAAAAGTATGATTTCTTTTTTATGAAAGCTTCCTTGCCAATTGTCGGATGATGTGCTGAAGTTCTATGATGTTGTTCTTTAGGAAGATGATCATCTCTTTCATGTCTTTATTATAAGTGAAATAAATCACAATATATGTGATTAAAATCACATTCGTGATAAAAATCATAAAAAACTTTTAATTTGTGAGTTGGCAGGGGGAAGTGACAGATGATAATCGAGAGGGCGAACAGATGCAATATATAGAGGAGACGTAGGAGAAACACGGGACAGTGAGGGGAAGATGCGCACTAGGATATGTGGTGGTAAAGCATGGTGTGTGGAGGATTGTGGGAGTAAGCAAATGGGTAGTAAGCAGGTAATTAGTAAGTATGTGTTGCTAAATCATGTTGTCTGGAGTATTGCTGGAATAAGCAAATGGGCAGTAAGCAGGTAATTAGTAAGTAATGTGTTGGTAAGCATGTTGTCTGGAGTTTTGCGGAAGTAGGCAAATGGGCAGTAAGCGAGTAATTAGTAAGTAATGTGTTGGTAAGCATGGTGTCTGGAGTTTTGCGGAAGTAGGCAAATGGGCAGTAAGCGAGTAATTAGTAAGTAATGTGTTGGTAAGCATGGTGTCAGAAGTATTGTGGGAGTAGGTTAAATGGGCAGTAAGCAGGTAATTAGTAAGTAATGTGGTGGTAAAGCATGGTGTCTGGAGTATTGCAGTAGTAGGCAAATGGGTAGTAAGCAAGTAATTAGTTAGTAAGTAATGTGGCGGTAAAGCATGGGGTCTGGAGTATTGCAGTAGTAGGCAAATGGGCAGTAAGCAGGTAGTTAGTAAGTAATGTGGTGGTAAGCATGTTGTCTGGAGTATTGCGGGAGTAAGCAAATGGGTAGTAAGCAGGTAATTAGTAAGTAATGTGGTGGTAAAGCATGGTGTCTGGAGTTTTGCGGGAGTAAGCAAGTGGGTAGTAAGCAGGTAATTAGTAAGTAATGTGGTGGTAAGCATGGTGCCTGGAGGATTGTGGGAGTAAGCAAATGGGTAGTAAGCGCGTAATTAGTAAGTAATGTGGTGGTAAGCATGTTGTCTGGAGGATTGCAGGAGTAGGCAAATGGGCAGTAAGCGAGTAATTAGTAAGTAATGTGGTGTTAAGCATGGTGTCAGAAGTATTGTGGGAGTAGGTTAAATGGGAGTAAGCAGGTAATTAGTAAGTAATATGCTGTAAGAATATTCTGTGCAGACGTGCAGAGTGAGTAAGCAAGCATGGTCAGTAGGTAATTAATAAAGCTAGTAAGTACAAAGCCAGCAAAGAAAATCTAGCAAGCTGTAAGCAGTGTGCGCAAAGCAGCATCTAGTACCTGGTGCGTGTAGATAAAGATGCAACGCATTGGGAGATAGCATATCGCTAGGCCGCTGGGTTCGGTGGTGAAATCGTTACTTGGGGCAAAATGGTGATAAGACACGGATGACCGGTACCGGTGGCATCGGTCACCCGTTGGTTTATAAAGGTAAGCCAAGCTGTAAGAGGTCGGAGAGAGGAGAAGCATCAATCATTCCTGTTTAGACTGACGTAAGAGTTGTTCTCAACTTAGGATCTGAGGAGTCAGCAGCCCCATTCATATTACTGGGGAAGCAAGCGCCATTCGCTTGATTTTTATTCTGTGATTATACTGCCCCTAAACTCCCACATCCCTTGTAAAATCAGACCGCCTGATTCTGCAGAGAGGAAGGGTCACTGCTGATTTTTGCTTTGCGCGTGAATTTATCTTGGAGGTAGGGCATGAGCCAGCGGTCGATCCCGATCTTTCCGCTGTTGGCGGCCGAGAGGATGATCAGGAATTCGAGCAGCAGGAGCTGACCGTTGATGCTGATGGCACCAGAAAAGAGATACGCAGCGTTCATCACGAGCCCCATCAGCGCAGCGAACACAGTGAATGTGCCGAGAATGAGGCCAAGTCCGACGAGGAATTCGCCCAGTGGAACGATGACGTTGAACCATTTGACGCCGGGCAGCGCGGCATGCTTCAGGAATACGGCCCACCAATCCTGAACCGCAGGGTGCTCACCCGTGGATTTGGCGATGGCCCCTTGCATAAATCCGGTCGCATCGAAGCCTCCCGTTAGCTTGCCCCAGCCTGCCGTCAGCCACTTATACCCAACGTACACCCGAATGACCGTCAGCAGCCACATTGCGATTTTGCTTGATTGCAACCATTGAATAAACATCAGCACCACTCCTCCAAT
This Paenibacillus sp. JZ16 DNA region includes the following protein-coding sequences:
- a CDS encoding DoxX family protein, translated to MFNNWLRTNKLAMWLLTFIRVYIGYEWMTAGWGKLTGRFEAGGFLQGAIAKAAGDHPAVQGWWAAFLEHAALPGVKLFNFIIPLGEFLVGVGLILGTFTTFAALMGLVMNAAFLFSGTVSTNAQMLLLEVLIIVAAANAGKIGLDYWVLPYLRGLWNKMTHRTTKGDGTTHTPFKKQTA
- a CDS encoding DoxX family protein is translated as MFIQWLQSSKIAMWLLTVIRVYVGYKWLTAGWGKLTGGFDATGFMQGAIAKSTGEHPAVQDWWAVFLKHAALPGVKWFNVIVPLGEFLVGLGLILGTFTVFAALMGLVMNAAYLFSGAISINGQLLLLEFLIILSAANSGKIGIDRWLMPYLQDKFTRKAKISSDPSSLQNQAV